Proteins from one Podospora pseudoanserina strain CBS 124.78 chromosome 1, whole genome shotgun sequence genomic window:
- the RML2 gene encoding mitochondrial 54S ribosomal protein rml2 (BUSCO:EOG09262X31; COG:J; EggNog:ENOG503NUW1) — protein MLRSQFRPLAAGVSAFCQSSLRLAALRGYATQVRSNHDSDASTALSGAGAQADYEPVKMRTYKPRTPGLRHLKRPINDHLWKGRPYLPLTFPKKGHGKGGRNNQGVITVRHRGGGHKRRIRTVDFERWAPGPHLVERIEYDPGRSAHIALLTRKANGKKTYIVAAEGMRAGDVVHSYRQGIPKDLLDSMGGVIDPGVLASKTAWRGNCLPMHMIPVGTNVFNVGSQAKGGAVFCRSAGTYATVISKEEETREDGSKVVTGRFVVVRLQSGEIRRVSKDACATIGVASNVMHHYRQLGKAGRKRWLNIRPTVRGLAMNAFEHPHGGGRGKSKGNRIPTSPWGTPSKGGFKTRRKSNINKWVVTPRVRNMGKRRDKKTA, from the exons ATGTTGCGATCGCAATTTCGGCCTTTGGCCGCCGGTGTGTCCGCCTTCTGCCAGAGCAGCCTCCGACTGGCTGCCCTGAGGGGATATGCGACCCAAGTAAGGAGCAACCACGACAGCGATGCCTCGACAGCCCTCTCCGGTGCTGGCGCGCAAGCCGATTACGAGCCTGTAAAGATGCGAACATACAAGCCAAGGACACCCGGTCTTCGTCATCTCAAACGTCCGATCAACGATCATCTCTGGAAGGGGAGGCCGTATTTGCCTCTGACCTTCCCCAAGAAGGGGCACGGCAAAGGCGGTAGAAATAACCAGGGTGTTATCACAGTTAGACATCGTGGAGGTGGTCATAAGCGGAGGATTCGTACTGTCGATTTTGAGAGATGGGCACCTGGGCCACACCTTGTTGAGCGCATTGAATACGACCCCGGCCGGAGTGCGCACATTGCCCTGCTGACACGCAAGGCAAACGGCAAGAAGACCTACATTGTGGCGGCGGAGGGCATGAGGGCTGGAGACGTCGTTCACAGCTACCGGCAGGGCATCCCCAaggacctcctcgacagcatGGGCGGTGTTATCGATCCAGGTGTGTTAGCTTCCAAAACGGCGTGGAGGGGCAATTGCTTGCCAATGCACATGATTCCTGTTGGAACCAATGTCTTCAATGTTGGCTCCCAGGCgaagggtggtgctgtgttCTGCCGCAGCGCCGGCACCTATGCCACAGTCATCTcgaaggaggaagagactCGCGAAGACGGCAGCAAGGTCGTGACGGGTAGATTCGTTGTTGTCCGGTTACAAAGTGGTGAAATTCGCAGGGTCAGCAAGGATGCTTGCGCTACGATTGGTGTTGCTAGCAACGTGATGCATCACTACAGACAGCTGGGCAAGGCCGGAAGAAAACGTTGGCTGAATATCAGGCCGACAGTTCGTGGTTTGGCCATGAACGCAT TCGAACATCCCCACGGTGGCGGTCGTGGTAAGTCGAAGGGTAACAGAATTCCCACAAGTCCCTGGGGTACACCATCCAAGGGTGGTTTCAAGACCCGCCGGAagagcaacatcaacaaatGGGTGGTCACTCCCCGTGTCCGGAACATGGGCAAGCGGAGAGACAAGAAGACTGCCTAA